A genomic region of Gemmata massiliana contains the following coding sequences:
- a CDS encoding MOSC domain-containing protein, which yields MAHVASIVYRPKNTGRPQDRYERVPADRVRLVEFRGIEGDMKGSSTSRQLNVMCAETLAELGAEGFQVAPGEMGEQIVLAGLDPAALAEGTHIKLGESVIKVGILRTGCARFEMIQGKARELAKGRLGVLATVVAGGEVAVGDMVEVLAATT from the coding sequence ATGGCACACGTCGCGAGCATCGTGTACCGCCCGAAGAACACCGGGCGCCCGCAGGACCGCTACGAGCGCGTGCCGGCGGACCGCGTCCGGTTGGTCGAATTTCGGGGAATCGAAGGCGACATGAAGGGCAGTTCCACGTCGCGTCAACTCAATGTGATGTGCGCGGAAACGCTGGCCGAACTCGGTGCCGAAGGGTTTCAGGTCGCGCCGGGTGAAATGGGCGAGCAGATTGTGCTCGCGGGACTCGATCCCGCCGCGCTCGCCGAAGGTACTCACATCAAACTCGGCGAATCGGTCATCAAAGTGGGTATCCTGCGAACCGGGTGCGCCCGCTTCGAGATGATTCAGGGCAAGGCTCGCGAACTGGCCAAGGGGCGGCTCGGGGTGCTTGCCACGGTCGTGGCCGGTGGTGAAGTAGCAGTGGGCGATATGGTCGAAGTGCTCGCTGCTACAACCTGA
- a CDS encoding RND transporter: MTAATFRWWAGCLMVPVLMALIGCGQGAQTTEQSKTPATDKGTVKKTDDHSDWWCAEHGIPEDECSMCSSKIAKACKAKGDWCEKHDRAKSQCFVCDPSLKEKFAAKYRAKYGKEPPPIENEK; the protein is encoded by the coding sequence ATGACAGCAGCAACGTTTCGGTGGTGGGCCGGGTGCCTAATGGTCCCGGTACTCATGGCTCTGATCGGGTGCGGCCAGGGTGCTCAGACGACCGAGCAATCCAAGACGCCCGCAACTGACAAAGGCACAGTGAAGAAAACCGACGACCACAGCGATTGGTGGTGCGCCGAGCACGGTATCCCGGAAGACGAGTGCAGCATGTGCTCCTCCAAGATCGCCAAAGCGTGTAAGGCAAAAGGCGACTGGTGCGAGAAGCACGACCGGGCGAAGTCGCAGTGCTTCGTCTGCGATCCGTCCCTGAAGGAGAAGTTCGCGGCCAAGTACCGGGCCAAGTACGGCAAGGAACCGCCACCCATCGAAAACGAGAAGTAA
- a CDS encoding efflux RND transporter permease subunit: MLNWIIETSLRHRLAVALGAVAFAVVGAGAMRRLDIDAFPDTTPVQVQINTVAPALGPEEVEQQITFPVEQVLSGLPKLKTLRSVSKFGFSQVVLVFEDGTDIYFARQVVNERLGSVQLPIGIERPKMGPVSTGLGEVFHYVVTGKGDDATELRTVHDWIIKPQMRTVPGTAEVNTWGGFEKQYQVRIDPDRLVKHALTFDQVVEALQKNNRNVGGGTVRRGGTVLLVHGLGRTANVEQIRNIVVTAHDGVPVRVRDVADVEVGHEVRRGAVTADGKGEVVLGLGFMTMGENTHEVTWAMKHKLDDVRTALPPGVEAKPVYDRTELVDHVIRTVKNNLLEGGLLVVAVLFAFLGNLRAAFIVALAIPLSMLFAFCGMLRFGIAASLLSLGAIDFGLVVDSSVVMVENCVRHVAHSDERKSRLEIVRDAALEVRRPTLFGELIIMIVYLPILTLEGIEGKLFRPMALTVIFALIGSMVLSLTLMPVLASLLLPRKIEEREPLLMRLAHAVHTPILRLCVNHKLAVIGFAVCVLVVAFGMIAPNLGSEFVPKLSEGAVAINVVRLAGTDLDESIRSNTEMEKAILAAFPDEVQHVWSRVGSAEVATDPMGVELTDIFVTFKPRNLWTKARTQDELTARIERELKNHMGQRLAFMQPIEMRLNEMTSGVRADVGVKLYGDDFNVLTAKAKEIEGVLRAVPGAADLAVEQVTGQPVLQVRVKQDEIARYGVPAQAVLDLVESIGSKPVGEVVEGQLRFPLTVRLPDRHRTDPGAIGNMLITAPSGERVPLSRLAAIEVTEGPSTITREWGQRRITVTCNVRGRDLGGFVAEAQRKVAEDVTLPPGRYHVAWGGQFEHFQRANDRLLIVVPVAFVLIFGLLYATYGSVIDALRVFTGVPFAWVGGLFALWLRGMPFSVSAAVGFVALSGVAVMDDMILVSRVRQLRARGLSLDEAVQQAATTRLRPVLMTALVASLGFLPMAFSTGVGAEVQRPLATVVIGGVIGALVMSLLVLRVLYLVFQVPIRGRHEQPAGDKPSVGGPVPSDSSILQETVR; encoded by the coding sequence GTGTTGAATTGGATCATCGAAACGTCGCTCCGGCACCGGCTCGCCGTCGCCCTCGGCGCGGTCGCGTTCGCCGTCGTTGGCGCCGGGGCGATGCGGCGGTTGGACATCGACGCCTTCCCCGATACGACCCCGGTGCAGGTGCAGATTAACACCGTTGCCCCGGCCCTCGGTCCTGAAGAGGTCGAGCAGCAGATCACGTTCCCCGTTGAGCAAGTGCTGAGCGGGCTACCCAAACTCAAAACGCTCCGGTCGGTGTCCAAGTTTGGGTTCTCGCAGGTGGTGCTGGTGTTCGAGGACGGCACCGACATCTATTTCGCGCGGCAGGTAGTAAACGAACGGCTCGGCAGCGTCCAACTGCCGATCGGGATCGAGCGCCCGAAAATGGGGCCGGTCAGCACCGGGCTGGGTGAAGTCTTTCACTACGTCGTTACCGGTAAGGGAGACGACGCGACCGAGCTGCGCACGGTTCACGACTGGATCATCAAGCCGCAGATGCGCACAGTCCCGGGGACCGCCGAAGTCAACACGTGGGGCGGATTCGAGAAGCAGTACCAGGTCCGCATCGATCCCGACCGACTGGTGAAACATGCGCTGACCTTCGATCAGGTGGTAGAGGCGCTCCAGAAGAACAACCGGAACGTCGGCGGCGGAACCGTGCGTCGAGGGGGGACCGTGCTCCTCGTCCACGGGTTGGGCCGAACCGCGAACGTCGAGCAGATCCGGAACATCGTTGTCACGGCTCACGACGGAGTCCCGGTCCGGGTGCGGGACGTGGCCGATGTCGAAGTGGGTCACGAGGTCCGACGCGGAGCGGTCACGGCGGACGGTAAGGGTGAGGTCGTTCTGGGCCTCGGGTTCATGACGATGGGTGAGAACACCCACGAAGTCACCTGGGCGATGAAGCACAAGTTGGACGACGTGCGGACCGCGTTACCACCCGGGGTGGAAGCGAAACCGGTGTACGATCGGACGGAACTGGTCGATCACGTTATCCGAACGGTGAAGAACAACTTGCTCGAAGGCGGGCTGCTCGTCGTCGCCGTGCTGTTCGCCTTCCTCGGCAACCTGCGTGCGGCATTCATCGTCGCCCTCGCGATCCCGCTTTCCATGCTGTTCGCCTTTTGCGGAATGCTCCGATTCGGGATCGCCGCCAGCTTGCTGTCGCTCGGGGCCATCGACTTCGGACTGGTGGTGGACAGCAGTGTGGTGATGGTGGAGAACTGCGTCCGGCACGTCGCTCATAGCGACGAGCGGAAATCTCGATTGGAAATCGTGCGGGATGCCGCTCTTGAGGTCCGCAGACCGACGCTGTTCGGGGAACTCATCATCATGATCGTTTATCTGCCGATCCTGACGCTGGAGGGAATCGAGGGTAAGCTGTTTCGCCCGATGGCTCTGACGGTCATCTTTGCACTAATCGGGTCGATGGTGCTGTCGCTCACACTGATGCCGGTGCTTGCGAGCCTGCTGTTGCCGAGGAAGATCGAAGAGCGTGAGCCACTGCTCATGCGGTTGGCCCACGCCGTTCACACCCCGATCCTGCGACTGTGCGTGAACCACAAACTGGCCGTGATCGGGTTCGCTGTGTGCGTGCTCGTGGTCGCGTTCGGGATGATCGCCCCGAACCTCGGGTCCGAGTTCGTCCCGAAACTCTCCGAGGGCGCGGTGGCGATTAACGTGGTGCGGCTCGCGGGGACCGACCTGGATGAGTCGATCCGGTCGAACACGGAGATGGAAAAGGCGATCCTCGCCGCCTTCCCCGACGAGGTCCAACACGTCTGGAGCCGGGTCGGGTCCGCCGAGGTCGCTACCGACCCGATGGGTGTGGAGCTGACCGATATCTTCGTCACGTTCAAGCCCCGAAACCTGTGGACCAAGGCCCGCACCCAGGACGAACTCACAGCCCGAATCGAGCGCGAGTTGAAGAACCACATGGGCCAGCGGCTCGCGTTCATGCAGCCCATCGAAATGCGACTGAACGAAATGACCTCGGGCGTCCGGGCCGACGTGGGGGTAAAACTGTACGGCGACGACTTCAACGTGCTAACGGCGAAGGCAAAAGAAATCGAAGGCGTTCTGCGAGCGGTTCCCGGCGCGGCCGACCTCGCCGTGGAACAGGTGACGGGCCAGCCGGTGTTGCAAGTTCGAGTCAAACAGGACGAAATCGCCCGCTACGGCGTCCCGGCTCAAGCCGTCCTCGACCTCGTCGAGTCCATCGGGTCGAAGCCTGTGGGCGAAGTGGTGGAGGGGCAGTTACGCTTCCCGCTCACGGTCCGGCTCCCGGACCGACACCGGACCGATCCCGGGGCCATCGGGAACATGCTGATCACCGCGCCGTCCGGCGAGCGCGTGCCGCTGTCCCGGTTAGCGGCTATCGAAGTCACCGAGGGACCGTCGACGATTACACGCGAGTGGGGTCAGCGGCGGATCACCGTTACCTGCAACGTGCGGGGCCGCGACCTGGGCGGGTTCGTAGCCGAAGCGCAGCGCAAGGTTGCTGAGGACGTGACCCTCCCGCCGGGGCGCTATCACGTCGCGTGGGGCGGGCAGTTCGAGCACTTCCAGCGCGCGAACGACCGGCTGCTGATCGTCGTGCCGGTCGCGTTCGTGCTGATCTTCGGGCTACTCTACGCGACCTACGGGAGCGTGATCGACGCCCTTCGAGTGTTTACCGGCGTCCCGTTCGCCTGGGTGGGCGGCCTCTTCGCGCTGTGGCTCCGCGGGATGCCATTCTCGGTGTCCGCCGCGGTGGGGTTCGTGGCCCTCTCCGGGGTCGCCGTAATGGACGACATGATCCTCGTCTCCCGCGTCCGCCAGCTCCGGGCACGCGGGCTTTCGCTGGACGAAGCGGTGCAGCAAGCCGCGACCACCCGTTTGCGGCCCGTGCTGATGACCGCACTGGTGGCGAGCCTCGGGTTCCTGCCGATGGCGTTCAGCACCGGTGTCGGGGCCGAGGTTCAGCGCCCTCTCGCCACCGTCGTTATCGGCGGGGTGATCGGGGCGCTGGTGATGTCGTTGTTGGTGCTACGGGTGTTGTATCTCGTGTTCCAGGTGCCCATCCGCGGGCGACACGAACAACCGGCTGGAGACAAGCCCTCGGTGGGCGGGCCGGTCCCGAGTGACAGTTCCATCCTTCAGGAGACGGTTCGATGA
- a CDS encoding efflux RND transporter periplasmic adaptor subunit: MLDTFDPPRAHHEAPIAATLRAPSKILGALRWVVRAVPSLLVFSVLGLLLAWGHRTGWTLPSFSALAGEKAVVKGDWCDEHNVPESVCIECRPDLLPRPKSFGWCKVHGVHDCPLCHPEVAQVDKRAVVTDADLDRAKRSLEFTDRPENAKQCRLHTHRIQFASHEAVKKAGIDVDPVSTEPVVEAVGGSGEIVYDQTRTARLSTRVPGTMFRAYKQVGDRVRAGEVIGLVDAAEVGRAKAEFLHALVQVRLKTRIVEGQKSSAGAVPGRAVIEAEAAVSEARIRLTTSQQALTNLGMPVTPEDLTQVPEDQLASKLHFLGLPKALTDTFDVKTTTGNLLSLVAPFDGVVASRDVVAGEVVDTTKVLFVVVDPRTMWGNLDLRLEDTKSVTLGQQVRFLPDGAKTETVGTVAWISGEADHKTRTVRVRAVLDNANGRLRANTFGTGRVILRDEKQVVVVPNGAVHWEGCCHVVFVRNKDYMKDGSPKVFHIRTVRIGAKNDIHTEIIAGVLPGEIVAMKGSAALRAELLKNNLGEGCDCCKK, translated from the coding sequence GTGCTTGACACATTCGACCCACCACGCGCCCACCATGAGGCGCCCATAGCAGCCACTCTGCGCGCTCCGTCCAAAATCCTCGGCGCGCTGCGATGGGTTGTGCGGGCCGTTCCGTCGTTGCTCGTCTTCTCGGTCCTTGGCTTGCTACTCGCTTGGGGCCACCGAACGGGTTGGACGCTTCCCTCTTTCTCCGCCCTCGCCGGAGAGAAGGCCGTGGTGAAGGGCGACTGGTGCGACGAGCACAACGTCCCCGAATCCGTCTGTATCGAGTGCCGGCCGGACCTGCTCCCGCGCCCAAAGTCGTTCGGTTGGTGCAAGGTTCACGGGGTCCATGACTGCCCGCTCTGCCACCCCGAAGTCGCGCAAGTCGACAAGCGTGCGGTGGTGACGGACGCCGACCTGGACCGGGCCAAGCGGTCGCTGGAGTTCACCGACCGGCCCGAGAACGCCAAACAGTGCCGCCTCCACACCCACCGCATCCAGTTCGCCTCGCACGAAGCTGTCAAAAAAGCCGGCATCGACGTCGATCCGGTGAGTACGGAACCGGTGGTCGAAGCCGTCGGCGGTAGCGGTGAGATCGTTTACGACCAGACCCGCACGGCCCGGCTTTCGACCCGCGTGCCGGGCACGATGTTCCGGGCCTACAAGCAGGTGGGCGACCGCGTGCGCGCGGGCGAAGTGATCGGGCTAGTGGACGCAGCGGAAGTGGGGCGGGCGAAAGCCGAGTTCCTTCACGCGCTCGTTCAGGTTCGACTCAAGACCCGTATCGTGGAGGGGCAGAAATCGTCCGCCGGGGCAGTTCCGGGGCGTGCCGTGATCGAGGCTGAAGCCGCAGTCAGTGAAGCCCGCATTCGACTGACCACGAGCCAACAAGCCTTAACGAACCTGGGGATGCCGGTCACCCCCGAAGACTTGACGCAAGTACCCGAAGATCAACTCGCTTCCAAGCTTCACTTTCTCGGGCTGCCGAAAGCGCTAACCGACACGTTCGACGTCAAAACGACCACCGGGAACCTACTGTCTCTCGTCGCCCCGTTCGACGGCGTGGTCGCGTCCCGGGACGTGGTGGCCGGGGAGGTCGTGGACACGACGAAGGTGCTGTTCGTTGTGGTGGACCCGCGGACGATGTGGGGGAACCTCGACTTGCGCCTGGAAGACACCAAGTCGGTCACCCTCGGGCAACAGGTCCGGTTCCTGCCGGACGGAGCCAAAACGGAAACGGTCGGGACGGTCGCGTGGATCAGCGGTGAGGCCGATCACAAGACTCGCACGGTGCGGGTCCGGGCTGTTCTGGACAACGCGAACGGGCGGTTGCGAGCCAATACCTTTGGCACGGGGCGCGTGATCTTGCGGGACGAAAAACAGGTCGTGGTCGTCCCCAACGGAGCGGTCCACTGGGAGGGTTGCTGCCACGTCGTCTTCGTGCGGAACAAGGACTACATGAAGGACGGCTCGCCCAAAGTGTTCCACATCCGCACAGTTCGGATCGGGGCTAAGAACGACATACACACCGAGATCATCGCGGGAGTTCTGCCGGGCGAAATCGTAGCCATGAAGGGTAGCGCGGCACTGCGTGCCGAGTTGCTCAAAAACAACCTGGGCGAAGGCTGTGACTGTTGCAAAAAGTGA
- a CDS encoding DUF1549 and DUF1553 domain-containing protein, translated as MRVAVLVICVLIDGGTASAAPPDPGALAVRIDKHLQARWDAEKVKPADRADDATFVRRVHLDLVGRIPTVAEVRAFLDDKDVDKRAKLVAQLVDSAAHARHAATFWRRQWVPQADAPQFANLADDLESWIASSLRTGAAYDRVVRDLLTASRVKTGPGAPTTFLTASEAKPENLAANTARAFLGINLDCAQCHDHPFARWTRDQFWQTAAFFVRPTVPDGTTPARLELVVPSTKKPIGPRLLNDSEPKWPAVLKDDTGRVVLAEWVTARDNPYFARNAVNRVWAELFGTGIVEPLDDLSGSNPPVHPELLDDLAQAFTESNFDLKYLTTALVLTRAYQLSAVVPAGGSSDPRWFACSAVRGLTGEQLYDSLRVAAGLPADREDLDPTIAPRERKRFAEKFRVERTGSAQRSILQSLSLMNGKLTTDLTDVAKAPALRAVAGAPFLDTKGKVEALYLAVLGRKPADDESAPFVKYVENGGADRDANKALADVLWALLNSTEFNTNH; from the coding sequence GTGCGCGTCGCGGTTCTTGTTATTTGTGTGTTGATCGACGGTGGAACGGCGAGCGCTGCACCACCCGATCCGGGCGCGCTTGCGGTACGAATCGACAAGCACTTGCAAGCGCGGTGGGACGCCGAGAAGGTGAAGCCCGCGGACCGGGCCGACGATGCCACATTCGTGCGCCGAGTACATCTCGACCTCGTGGGACGCATCCCGACCGTAGCGGAAGTTCGCGCGTTCCTCGATGACAAGGACGTGGACAAGCGCGCGAAGCTTGTTGCCCAGCTGGTCGATTCCGCCGCGCACGCCCGACACGCGGCCACGTTCTGGCGCCGGCAGTGGGTGCCGCAAGCCGACGCCCCGCAGTTTGCCAACCTCGCCGACGATCTGGAAAGCTGGATCGCGTCGAGTCTCCGCACCGGTGCGGCTTACGATCGCGTTGTGCGCGACCTGCTGACCGCGTCGCGTGTCAAAACGGGACCGGGGGCGCCGACCACGTTCCTGACCGCGAGCGAAGCGAAGCCCGAGAACCTCGCCGCGAACACGGCCCGCGCGTTTTTGGGGATCAACCTCGACTGCGCCCAGTGTCACGATCACCCGTTCGCGCGCTGGACCCGCGACCAGTTCTGGCAAACGGCCGCCTTCTTTGTTCGCCCCACCGTACCCGATGGCACGACACCCGCTCGGCTCGAACTCGTTGTGCCCAGCACGAAAAAGCCGATCGGTCCGCGGCTCCTGAACGACAGTGAACCGAAATGGCCCGCGGTCCTGAAGGACGATACCGGTCGCGTGGTGCTCGCGGAGTGGGTAACGGCTCGAGATAACCCGTACTTCGCCCGGAACGCGGTGAACCGCGTGTGGGCCGAACTCTTTGGTACGGGGATCGTGGAACCGCTCGACGACCTGAGCGGCTCGAACCCGCCCGTACATCCAGAATTACTAGACGACCTCGCACAAGCGTTCACGGAAAGCAACTTCGACCTGAAGTACCTCACCACGGCCCTCGTGCTCACGCGGGCGTACCAGCTCTCGGCGGTCGTCCCCGCAGGCGGAAGTTCCGACCCGCGGTGGTTCGCGTGCTCCGCGGTGCGCGGGCTGACCGGCGAGCAACTTTACGACAGCCTCCGCGTCGCGGCGGGGCTGCCCGCGGATCGCGAGGATCTCGATCCGACAATCGCCCCACGCGAACGGAAGCGCTTCGCGGAAAAGTTCCGCGTCGAACGGACCGGCAGCGCGCAGCGGTCCATTCTGCAATCACTTTCGCTGATGAACGGCAAGTTGACCACCGACTTGACGGACGTCGCGAAGGCCCCCGCCCTGCGCGCGGTCGCCGGTGCCCCGTTCCTCGACACGAAGGGGAAAGTGGAAGCCCTTTACCTCGCGGTTCTGGGGCGCAAACCGGCCGACGACGAGTCCGCGCCCTTTGTGAAGTACGTCGAGAACGGCGGGGCCGACCGCGACGCGAACAAGGC